From Thunnus albacares chromosome 22, fThuAlb1.1, whole genome shotgun sequence, the proteins below share one genomic window:
- the capn1 gene encoding calpain-1 catalytic subunit, whose amino-acid sequence MEPHIYATGMAARLRSQWDRDEGLGQNHKAVKFLGQDYESLRAQCLQSGRLFEDHLFPCAASSLGFKELGPRSSKTYGVRWMRPTELCKRPEFIVDGATRTDICQGALGDCWLLAAIASLTLNDNLLHRVVPHGQSFSHGYAGIFHFQFWQFGEWVEVVIDDRLPVKDGKLLFVHSAEGTEFWSALIEKAYAKLNGCYEALSGGSTSEGFEDFTGGVTEMYELRKAPSDLYSIIHRAIDRGSLLGCSIDITGRADMEAVTFKKLVKGHAYSVTGVEEVVYRGNMTKLVRVRNPWGEIEWTGAWSDNSREWENVDRSIRSRLQNRSEDGEFWMSFSDFLREFSRLEICNLTADALQNSQLKKWSSSLYQGEWRRGSTAGGCRNFPATFWLNPQFKILLKNPDTPGQADCSFLVALMQKDRRKKRQEGKDMETIGFAVYEVPDEAVGKSGVHLKREFFLTHASSARSELFINLREVSSRLRLPAGEYVIVPSTFEPHVEADFVLRVFSEKPADSEELDDDVIAALPPETQLDESQIDSGFKNLFRQLAGPDMEISVTELQTILNRIISKHKDLKTDGFTKEACRSMINLMDTDGSGKLGLAEFHVLWEKIKRYLTIFREFDLDKSGTMSSYEMRMALDSAGFKLTNHLFQLIILRYTEADMAVDFDNFVTCLVRLETMFKTFKTMDTDADGVISLTFFQWITLTMFA is encoded by the exons ATGGAGCCGCACATTTACGCCACAGGCATGGCCGCCCGGCTGAGGAGCCAGTGGGATCGGGATGAAGGTCTGGGACAGAACCACAAAGCGGTGAAGTTTCTTGGTCAGGATTATGAGTCTCTGAGAGCCCAGTGTCTCCAGAGCGGGAGGCTGTTTGAGGATCACCTGTTCCCGTGTGCGGCTTCGTCTCTGGGATTCAAGGAGCTTGGCCCGAGATCCTCCAAGACCTACGGAGTCCGCTGGATGAGGCCCACG GAGCTCTGCAAACGCCCCGAGTTCATCGTGGATGGAGCTACTCGCACTGACATCTGTCAGGGAGCTCTGG GAGACTGCTGGCTACTGGCAGCCATCGCCTCGCTGACCTTAAACGACAACCTCCTCCACAGAGTTGTTCCTCATGGACAGAGCTTCTCCCATGGATATGCTGGCATCTTTCATTTCCAG TTCTGGCAGTTTGGCGAATGGGTGGAGGTGGTGATCGACGACCGGCTGCCGGTGAAGGACGGGAAGCTGCTGTTCGTCCACTCAGCAGAGGGAACCGAGTTCTGGAGCGCGCTGATAGAAAAGGCCTATGCCAA GTTGAATGGATGTTATGAGGCTCTGTCAGGCGGCAGCACGTCAGAGGGCTTTGAGGACTTTACAGGCGGCGTGACGGAGATGTACGAGTTGAGGAAAGCCCCGTCTGACCTCTACAGCATCATCCACAGGGCCATAGACAGAGGATCACTGCTGGGCTGCTCCATAGAT ATCACTGGCAGAGCAGACATGGAGGCCGTCACCTTCAAGAAGCTGGTGAAGGGACATGCCTACTCTGTGACCGGTGTGGAAGAG GTGGTGTACAGAGGTAATATGACCAAGCTGGTTCGTGTCAGAAACCCCTGGGGGGAGATAGAGTGGACCGGAGCCTGGAGCGACAA CTCCAGAGAGTGGGAAAATGTGGACCGGTCTATCAGAAGTCGGCTACAAAACCGCAGCGAGGACGGTGAATTCTG gATGTCGTTCAGCGACTTCTTGCGTGAGTTCAGTCGTCTGGAGATCTGCAACCTGACGGCCGATGCTCTGCAGAACAGCCAGCTTAAGAAATGGAGCTCCTCGCTCTACCAGGGTGAATGGAGGAGAGGCAGCACTGCTGGAGGCTGCAGGAACTTCCCAG CAACCTTTTGGCTGAACCCCCAGTTCAAGATTTTGCTGAAGAACCCAGACACTCCTGGCCAAGCAGATTGCAGTTTCCTGGTTGCCCTCATGCAGAAAGACCGCAGGAAGAAACGCCAGGAGGGCAAAGACATGGAGACGATCGGCTTTGCCGTCTATGAG GTTCCAGATGAG GCTGTAGGCAAGTCAGGGGTCCACCTAAAGCGAGAGTTTTTTCTGACCCACGCGTCCAGCGCCCGCTCAGAGCTCTTCATCAACCTGAGGGAGGTCAGCTCACGGTTGCGGCTTCCGGCCGGGGAATACGTCATTGTGCCCTCCACCTTTGAACCCCACGTTGAGGCTGACTTTGTACTCAGGGTTTTCTCGGAGAAGCCCGCCGACTCCGA GGAGcttgatgatgatgttataGCGGCGCTTCCACCAGAG ACTCAACTAGATGAGAGCCAGATTGACTCAGGCTTCAAGAATCTCTTCAGACAGCTGGCTGGGCCA GACATGGAGATCAGTGTCACAGAGCTGCAAACTATACTGAACAGGATCATCAGTAAAC acaaagacCTGAAGACAGACGGCTTCACAAAAGAGGCTTGTCGCAGTATGATAAACCTCATGGAC ACGGACGGCAGTGGAAAGCTGGGTCTGGCAGAATTCCATGTACTCTGGGAAAAGATTAAACGATACCTG ACTATATTCAGGGAATTTGACCTGGACAAGTCGGGCACCATGAGCTCCTATGAGATGAGGATGGCTCTCGATTCAGCAG GATTCAAGCTGACAAACCACCTCTTCCAACTGATCATCCTGCGCTACACAGAGGCAGACATGGCTGTCGACTTTGACAACTTTGTCACCTGTCTGGTCAGATTGGAGACCATGTTCA AAACCTTCAAGACCATGGACACAGATGCAGATGGTGTCATATCCCTTACCTTCTTTCAG TGGATTACCCTGACCATGTTTGCCTAG
- the sf3b2 gene encoding splicing factor 3B subunit 2 isoform X2, whose translation MASDGPPGTESHPSDLGSAIAALNTWSNPELQGKLAELGAPAMGPREELIDRLKGYMMQTGILLSKPNDDKPMGSQMPGIPPMPPMPMPPMPPGMGMLQAMSMMPGGPPPPGMHMGMEPPGLPPPGLSQDDQLKMAQQRAAIVLQQEERAKQQAAVLLEQERQQEMAKMGPGSRAMPPVSAVRGLDPRGPLPPGVPMLPSQKQRVPPPPGEDNREAWQSEEVSVTGPKIPQALEKILQLKEIRQEQLTDPTEEEEEEDDEGAEMDMTNSSAAVMSETEDDDSQMSKKDKNRRRRNRKKRSKKKRAQEKKEHVEQQKEESDKEKDKDKDKEKEKEKEKEPEVEIEYITEEPEIYDPNYIFFKRIFEAFKLTDDLKKEKEKEPEKAEKQETAVLRKKGFEEEKKDSDESDEEVRLDVPKLSKKKLRRMNRLTVAELKQLVARPDVVEMHDVTAQEPKLLVHLKATRNTVPVPRHWCFKRKYLQGKRGIEKPPFELPEFIKRTGIQEMREALQEKEDAKTMKTKMREKVRPKMGKIDIDYQKLHDAFFKWQIKPKLTIHGDLYYEGKEFETRLKEKKPGDLSDELRIALGMPVGPNAHKVPPPWLIAMQRYGPPPSYPNLKIPGLNSPIPENCTFGYHAGGWGKPPVDEMGKPLYGDVFGTNAADFQAKAEEEEVDHTPWGELEPSDEESSEEEEEEESDEEKPDETGFFTPADSGLITPGGFSSVPAGMETPELIELRKKKIEEAMDGNETPQLFTVLPERRTGPVGAAMMASTHIYDISGAMAGRKAGGGQESQGVEVALAPEELELDPMAMTQKYEEHVREQQAQVEKEDFSDMVAEHAAKQKQKKRKAQPQDTRGGAKKYKEFKF comes from the exons ATGGCATCCGACGGACCGCCGGGCACCGAATCCCACCCGTCTGATTTAGGGAGTGCTATTGCGGCTTTGAATACATGGAGCAACCCGGAGCTCCAAGGCAAGCTGGCCGAGCTGGGAGCGCCCGCGATGG GTCCCAGAGAGGAGCTGATTGACAGGCTGAAAGGCTACATGATGCAG ACTGGGATCCTTCTCAGCAAACCCAATGATGACAAACCAATGGGCTCACag ATGCCGGGTATCCCTCCCATGCCCCCGATGCCCATGCCGCCCATGCCTCCTGGTATGGGCATGCTCCAGGCTATGAGCATGATGCCCGGAGGGCCCCCTCCACCAGGCATGCACATGGGCATGGAACCTCCAGGTCTTCCCCCTCCAGGTCTGTCACAGGATGACCAGCTGAAGATGGCTCAGCAGAGAGCAGCCATAGTgctgcagcaggaggagagagcCAAACAGCAG gctgcagtgCTGCTGGAACAGGAGCGTCAGCAGGAGATGGCGAAGATGGGCCCGGGGTCCAGAGCAATGCCCCCTGTCAGCGCAGTGAGAG GTTTGGATCCTCGCGGGCCGCTGCCTCCCGGTGTCCCTATGTTGCCCAGCCAGAAACAGAGAGTCCCACCTCCTCCAGGAGAGGACAACAGAGAG GCCTGGCAGAGCGAGGAGGTCAGCGTCACCGGCCCCAAGATCCCTCAGGCGCTAGAGAAGATCCTCCAGCTGAAGGAGATCAGACAGGAGCAGCTCACTGACCCCACAG aagaggaggaagaagaggacgaTGAGGGAGCAGAGATGGACATGACCAACTCCTCTGCAGCAGTCATGTCTGAGACTGAAGACGACGACAGCCAGATGTCTAAGAAAGAT AAAAACCGCAGACGCAGGAACCGCAAGAAGAGGAGCAAGAAGAAGCGAGCCCAGGAGAAGAAGGAGCACGTGGAGCAGCAGAAGGAGGAGAGCGATAAGGAGAAGGACAAGGACAAGgacaaggagaaggagaaggagaaggaaaaagagcCAGAGGTGGAGATTGAGTACATCACAGAGGAGCCAGAGATCTACGATCCCAACTACATCTTCTTCAAGAGGATCTTTGAGGCGTTCAAG CTGACAGACGatctgaagaaagaaaaggagaaggagcCAGAAAAGGCAGAGAAGCAGGAGACGGCTGTGCTGCGGAAGAAGGGATtcgaggaggagaagaaagacagCGACGAAAGCGACGAG GAAGTCAGACTAGATGTACCCAAACTATCAAAGAAGAAGCTGAGGAGGATGAACAGGTTGACGGTGGCTGAACTCAAACAG CTGGTGGCCCGTCCAGATGTGGTGGAGATGCACGACGTGACGGCTCAGGAGCCCAAGCTGCTGGTCCACCTGAAAGCCACCAGGAACACGGTGCCGGTTCCTCGCCACTGGTGCTTCAAAAGGAAGTATCTTCAGGGCAAGAGAGGTATAGAGAAACCTCCGTTTGAGCTTCCAGAGTTCATCAAGAGGACCGGTATCCAGGAGATGAGGGAGGCCCTGCAGGAGAAG GAGGACGccaaaaccatgaaaaccaaAATGAGGGAGAAGGTCCGTCCCAAGATGGGAAAGATCGACATCGACTACCAGAAGCTCCACGACGCCTTCTTCAAATGGCAGATCAAACCCAAGCTCACCATCCACGGAGACCTTTACTACGAG GGTAAAGAGTTTGAGACTCGTCTGAAGGAGAAGAAGCCGGGCGACCTGTCTGACGAGCTGCGTATCGCTCTGGGCATGCCGGTCGGACCT AACGCCCACAAGGTGCCTCCTCCCTGGTTGATAGCCATGCAGAGGTACGGTCCCCCTCCCTCCTACCCCAACCTCAAGATCCCCGGACTCAACTCGCCCATCCCAGAG AACTGTACTTTCGGTTATCACGCCGGAGGCTGGGGGAAGCCGCCGGTAGATGAGATGGGCAAACCTCTGTACGGTGACGTGTTTGGGACCAACGCTGCAGACTTCCAG GCCaaagcggaggaggaggaggtggaccACACACCGTGGGGAGAGCTGGAGCCGTCCGACGAGGAGTcttcagaggaagaggaggaggaggagagcgacGAGGAGAAACCGGACGAAACCGGATTCTTCACGCCAGCAGACAG CGGGCTGATCACCCCCGGAGGCTTCTCATCAGTACCCGCCGGCATGGAGACCCCAGAGCTGATTGagctgaggaagaagaagatcGAGGAGGCCATGGACGG gAATGAGACGCCACAGCTGTTCACTGTTCTCCCAGAGAGACGAACTGGCCCCGTAGGAGCAGCCATGATGGCCTCAACGCACATCTACGACATCTCAGGG GCTATGGCAGGTCGCAAggcaggtggaggacaggagtCCCAGGGCGTGGAGGTGGCCCTGGCCCcagaggagctggagctggacCCCATGGCCATGACCCAAAAGTACGAGGAGCACGTCAGAGAGCAGCAGGCCCAGGTGGAGAAGGAGGACTTCAGCGACATGGTGGCTGAGCACGCTGCCAAACAGAAG CAAAAGAAGAGGAAGGCTCAGCCGCAGGACACACGAGGTGGCGCTAAGAAATACAAAGAATTCAAGTTCTAG
- the sf3b2 gene encoding splicing factor 3B subunit 2 isoform X1, which produces MASDGPPGTESHPSDLGSAIAALNTWSNPELQGKLAELGAPAMGPREELIDRLKGYMMQTGILLSKPNDDKPMGSQMPGIPPMPPMPMPPMPPGMGMLQAMSMMPGGPPPPGMHMGMEPPGLPPPGLSQDDQLKMAQQRAAIVLQQEERAKQQGESRVMDEQDLLEQQKRAAVLLEQERQQEMAKMGPGSRAMPPVSAVRGLDPRGPLPPGVPMLPSQKQRVPPPPGEDNREAWQSEEVSVTGPKIPQALEKILQLKEIRQEQLTDPTEEEEEEDDEGAEMDMTNSSAAVMSETEDDDSQMSKKDKNRRRRNRKKRSKKKRAQEKKEHVEQQKEESDKEKDKDKDKEKEKEKEKEPEVEIEYITEEPEIYDPNYIFFKRIFEAFKLTDDLKKEKEKEPEKAEKQETAVLRKKGFEEEKKDSDESDEEVRLDVPKLSKKKLRRMNRLTVAELKQLVARPDVVEMHDVTAQEPKLLVHLKATRNTVPVPRHWCFKRKYLQGKRGIEKPPFELPEFIKRTGIQEMREALQEKEDAKTMKTKMREKVRPKMGKIDIDYQKLHDAFFKWQIKPKLTIHGDLYYEGKEFETRLKEKKPGDLSDELRIALGMPVGPNAHKVPPPWLIAMQRYGPPPSYPNLKIPGLNSPIPENCTFGYHAGGWGKPPVDEMGKPLYGDVFGTNAADFQAKAEEEEVDHTPWGELEPSDEESSEEEEEEESDEEKPDETGFFTPADSGLITPGGFSSVPAGMETPELIELRKKKIEEAMDGNETPQLFTVLPERRTGPVGAAMMASTHIYDISGAMAGRKAGGGQESQGVEVALAPEELELDPMAMTQKYEEHVREQQAQVEKEDFSDMVAEHAAKQKQKKRKAQPQDTRGGAKKYKEFKF; this is translated from the exons ATGGCATCCGACGGACCGCCGGGCACCGAATCCCACCCGTCTGATTTAGGGAGTGCTATTGCGGCTTTGAATACATGGAGCAACCCGGAGCTCCAAGGCAAGCTGGCCGAGCTGGGAGCGCCCGCGATGG GTCCCAGAGAGGAGCTGATTGACAGGCTGAAAGGCTACATGATGCAG ACTGGGATCCTTCTCAGCAAACCCAATGATGACAAACCAATGGGCTCACag ATGCCGGGTATCCCTCCCATGCCCCCGATGCCCATGCCGCCCATGCCTCCTGGTATGGGCATGCTCCAGGCTATGAGCATGATGCCCGGAGGGCCCCCTCCACCAGGCATGCACATGGGCATGGAACCTCCAGGTCTTCCCCCTCCAGGTCTGTCACAGGATGACCAGCTGAAGATGGCTCAGCAGAGAGCAGCCATAGTgctgcagcaggaggagagagcCAAACAGCAG GGTGAGTCCCGTGTCATGGATGAACAGGATCTTTTGGAGCAGCAGAAAAGG gctgcagtgCTGCTGGAACAGGAGCGTCAGCAGGAGATGGCGAAGATGGGCCCGGGGTCCAGAGCAATGCCCCCTGTCAGCGCAGTGAGAG GTTTGGATCCTCGCGGGCCGCTGCCTCCCGGTGTCCCTATGTTGCCCAGCCAGAAACAGAGAGTCCCACCTCCTCCAGGAGAGGACAACAGAGAG GCCTGGCAGAGCGAGGAGGTCAGCGTCACCGGCCCCAAGATCCCTCAGGCGCTAGAGAAGATCCTCCAGCTGAAGGAGATCAGACAGGAGCAGCTCACTGACCCCACAG aagaggaggaagaagaggacgaTGAGGGAGCAGAGATGGACATGACCAACTCCTCTGCAGCAGTCATGTCTGAGACTGAAGACGACGACAGCCAGATGTCTAAGAAAGAT AAAAACCGCAGACGCAGGAACCGCAAGAAGAGGAGCAAGAAGAAGCGAGCCCAGGAGAAGAAGGAGCACGTGGAGCAGCAGAAGGAGGAGAGCGATAAGGAGAAGGACAAGGACAAGgacaaggagaaggagaaggagaaggaaaaagagcCAGAGGTGGAGATTGAGTACATCACAGAGGAGCCAGAGATCTACGATCCCAACTACATCTTCTTCAAGAGGATCTTTGAGGCGTTCAAG CTGACAGACGatctgaagaaagaaaaggagaaggagcCAGAAAAGGCAGAGAAGCAGGAGACGGCTGTGCTGCGGAAGAAGGGATtcgaggaggagaagaaagacagCGACGAAAGCGACGAG GAAGTCAGACTAGATGTACCCAAACTATCAAAGAAGAAGCTGAGGAGGATGAACAGGTTGACGGTGGCTGAACTCAAACAG CTGGTGGCCCGTCCAGATGTGGTGGAGATGCACGACGTGACGGCTCAGGAGCCCAAGCTGCTGGTCCACCTGAAAGCCACCAGGAACACGGTGCCGGTTCCTCGCCACTGGTGCTTCAAAAGGAAGTATCTTCAGGGCAAGAGAGGTATAGAGAAACCTCCGTTTGAGCTTCCAGAGTTCATCAAGAGGACCGGTATCCAGGAGATGAGGGAGGCCCTGCAGGAGAAG GAGGACGccaaaaccatgaaaaccaaAATGAGGGAGAAGGTCCGTCCCAAGATGGGAAAGATCGACATCGACTACCAGAAGCTCCACGACGCCTTCTTCAAATGGCAGATCAAACCCAAGCTCACCATCCACGGAGACCTTTACTACGAG GGTAAAGAGTTTGAGACTCGTCTGAAGGAGAAGAAGCCGGGCGACCTGTCTGACGAGCTGCGTATCGCTCTGGGCATGCCGGTCGGACCT AACGCCCACAAGGTGCCTCCTCCCTGGTTGATAGCCATGCAGAGGTACGGTCCCCCTCCCTCCTACCCCAACCTCAAGATCCCCGGACTCAACTCGCCCATCCCAGAG AACTGTACTTTCGGTTATCACGCCGGAGGCTGGGGGAAGCCGCCGGTAGATGAGATGGGCAAACCTCTGTACGGTGACGTGTTTGGGACCAACGCTGCAGACTTCCAG GCCaaagcggaggaggaggaggtggaccACACACCGTGGGGAGAGCTGGAGCCGTCCGACGAGGAGTcttcagaggaagaggaggaggaggagagcgacGAGGAGAAACCGGACGAAACCGGATTCTTCACGCCAGCAGACAG CGGGCTGATCACCCCCGGAGGCTTCTCATCAGTACCCGCCGGCATGGAGACCCCAGAGCTGATTGagctgaggaagaagaagatcGAGGAGGCCATGGACGG gAATGAGACGCCACAGCTGTTCACTGTTCTCCCAGAGAGACGAACTGGCCCCGTAGGAGCAGCCATGATGGCCTCAACGCACATCTACGACATCTCAGGG GCTATGGCAGGTCGCAAggcaggtggaggacaggagtCCCAGGGCGTGGAGGTGGCCCTGGCCCcagaggagctggagctggacCCCATGGCCATGACCCAAAAGTACGAGGAGCACGTCAGAGAGCAGCAGGCCCAGGTGGAGAAGGAGGACTTCAGCGACATGGTGGCTGAGCACGCTGCCAAACAGAAG CAAAAGAAGAGGAAGGCTCAGCCGCAGGACACACGAGGTGGCGCTAAGAAATACAAAGAATTCAAGTTCTAG